GTCATATCAGCGACATCGGCGAGGTCTTCACCGTCGTATACGACCTCGATCGTGGCCTCGCCTGCGTCTTCGTGTTCGTGTTCGTCGGGTTCGATCGCACGCAGCGCAGGCAGCGCGGTCTGCAGCAAGGCCGGTTGGGTGAAGGTGACGAGCACGGTGCGTGAGGCGGGGACGACGTCCTCGACGCCGTCCAGCCCGAGTTCCTTGACCGAGGTGTAGACGCCGAGTGACTCGGCGACCGAGGCGGTCTGCAGCAGTACGGCGCGCTCGCCGTACGGCAGCACACTGACGGTCTCGCTCAAGCGAACGCCTTCACGGTGACCGAGGCGTCGCCAAGGGCATCGCGCACCGCCTGCGCGACCGCGACCGCCTTCGGGTTGTCGCCGTGCACGCACACCGAGTCCGGCTGGACGTCGAGCACCGAGCCATCGATCGCGACGATCGTGCCCTCGGTCGCCATCTTCACGACGCGGGCAGCGATCTCCTCGGGATCGTGCAGCACCGAGTCCGGACGCGAGCGCGTGGCAAGCGTGCCGTCGGGCAGGTAGGCGCGGTCGGCGAACGCCTCATGTTTAGTGCTCAGCCCGGCATCGCGTGCCATCTCCAGCCACACAGCGCTGGGGAGGCCGAGCACGGGTACGCCGGCGCCCCAGTCGGTCAGGGCATCGACGACGGCGCGGGCCTGCGCCTCGTGAGTGACGATCGTGTTGTAGAGCGCGCCGTGTGGTTTGACGTAGCGCACCGTCGTACCGGCCGATCGGGCGATGCCCTCGAGCGCGCACAGTTGGTACAGCACATCAGCGCGCAACTCGTCGGGCTCGACATCGACGAACCGCCGGCCAAACCCGACCAGGTCGCGGTAGGCGACATGGGCGCCGACCGAGACGCCGCGCTCAGCCGCCGTCTGGCAGACCCGCCGCATCGTGCGCGGGTCACCGGCGTGAAAACCGCAGGCGACATTCGCCGACGTGACGATCTGCAGCAGACCGTCGTCGTCGGTCTTGGACCACGTGCCGAATCCTTCGCCCATATCGGCGTTGAGGTCGATGGAGTTCATGTCACTCACCCTGCCCGCGTTCGGCGTACTCGACAACTCCTGATCCTGGCGAGCCGGTTGTCTCGGTGGCCCAGGTCGTCGGACGCATGCCGTTGAGGCCGCCGTACGCCGGGGATACCGGTGGCGTCCAACCCTCAAGAGATGACGGGTCGGGCTTCAACACCTGGACCCGCATGGGCCGGCACACGTCAATCGGGTCGCGAGCACCCGGGCCCCACATCGGGATCGACAGGTCGCCGCCCGGACAGGTCGACAGCGCACACAGGAGGTCGATCTCGGCGAAGAACTCGAAGTAGTCGCCCTCCTGCGCGGGGCAGGTTTTCATGAAGTACTGGTCGGAGTCGTTAAGGCCGGTGACCTGAAAGACGTTGAGTACGTCGTGCACGTCGCGCTCGTCGAGACCATACGGCGCGACTGCGCGCACCAGGTTGCTGTGGCAGTGGAAGTCGAAGTCGAGATCGGTCAGCAGCCGGTTGGTGTAAGGGTCACACCGCGTCCCGAGCAGGTCGTGCACGCGACCGCCGTCGGAGTCGACGCCGTAGTCGTGCAGCGAGTCACCGGTGATGGTGACCAGCGGACGCAGATAGGGAAGCGTCGACCACAGTCGGTCGTAGGTGGTCACGTGTGCGGCATGCAGCTGCCGGGTCTTCGCCGCCCACATCCGCTCGCGCGGGTTGTGCCGGTTCCAGATGTTCAGGTCGCCGACCTGCGGACCCATCGAAACGATGCGGCATAGCGAGCCTTGCGGCACCTCCCACGCCTGACCGCTGCGGATCGGCAGGACGAACTCCGTCGTGAGTTCGGTTGGACCGTCGGCGATCCGGCGGTAGAGCTCTTTGTCTACATCGAGCGGTCCGCCCGGCATTGCCTGATAGGCGGCGTCAGTCTGCGCCATGGTGCTCCAATCTCGGTTCAGGTGGCGATGTGTCGGCGTACTGCGCCGAGTACGACGTTTTCGGAGTCGTCGAGATAGACCCGCAGTGCGGCGCGTGCGTCGGTAGCGAAGCCGGACTGCAGCAGGTCGTTGATGTGCCGGTCGCGCTCGATCCACGGCGCCTGAAACTGGCCTTCGTCTGGCATCGGTGCGAATGCCAGGCGCAGTCGACTGAGTACGGAGTCGATGCAGGCATCTAGCGTGGGGCTACTCAGCGAGCCAACGAGCGCAAGGTGAAATCGCAGGCTTGCGGTGCCGACATCGTTCCAGCGCTCGGCGTCGCGTGCCGCTTCGGCGGCGCAGACCGCCCGCTCGATCGCCACCAGGTGCTCGGCACTCGCCTGGTTGATCTGCTCGATTGCCCGCAGCTCCAAGGCGCGGCGCACCGTGTAGATATCGCGCACGTCGTCGCCGCTGACTCGGCGAACCACGGTTCCCTTGTGCCGGCGGTGTTCGGTCAAACCCTGCGATTGCAGCAGGCGAAATGCCTCTCGCACGGTGTTGCGCGAAACCCCGTAGCTGCTCGCGAGCGCGGTGTCTCGTAGCGGAGCCCCAGGCAGCAGATGCCCGCTCAGCATGTCGTCGCGCACCTCGGCCGCGATGCGATCGGACGCGGCCTGGGTCGCTTCGGCGGACTCATCGGTGCTCGTCATGCATGCACTATAGGCACGATCTATCGTTCAACAAAATCTAAGACGCAAGGTCAGTGAAGAAAGTCCAGCCGAACGAGATGTCAATGAAATTAGTGAAGTAGATCTAGGACTTGACGAAAGTTGTTCAACAAACGAGAGTGAACCAACCAGATTCGAGAAGGTGTGCCATGCGTTCGATGTCCCGCGTTGCCGGGTACGCCGGCCTGCTGTTCCTTGTTGTGTTCCTGTCATCGTGCTCATCTGCAGCTAGCAGCGCGCTGATCGACGACGGACGCCTCACGGTCGGATCGGATTTGACCTATCCGCCGTACGCCTACCTCGACGGCGACAAGCCGGCCGGCTTCGACCCCGAGTTCGCGACCGCGGTCGCCGACGAGATGGGTCTCGAGGTGAGCTTCAAGGACACTCGGTTCGAGCAGCTGATCAACGGCGTCAAGGCGCGGCAGTTCGACATGATCGCCTCGGCGCTCTACGTCACCGAGGAACGCGCCAAGTCGGTCATCTTCGTCCCGTACTTCACGACGGGCAACTCGATCGTCGCGCCAGCGACCGGCGGCTATGCACCGTCGACACCCATCGATCTGTGCGGACGCGCGGTCGCCGTCATCAAAGGCGGGCAGGTCGTCCAGCAGCTACGGGAGGAGGCGAGCGCCGAATGTGAGGCCGCGGGCCAGCCGGCGATCGACGTGCGGGAGTTCACCACGGATCCGGAGGGTACGTCGGCGCTGCGTTCCGGGCAGGTCGCTGCCCAGGTGACCGACGCAGCGGTCGCCAAGACGCTCACCGACGAGTCCGGTGGCGCGCTGGCGATCACGAGCGCTGAGCTGATCTACCCCGTGCCCGTGGGACTTGCAGTCAACAACGACAACGCGGCGCTGGCCAAGGACATCAATGACGCCATCGCCAAGCTAGAGGATTCCGGGCAGTACGAGGAGCTGCTGACGAAGTACAACCTCCAGCCCGTTGACCAGCAGCTCGTCGACGAAGCGCTGGGGTCGGAGGCGCAGTCGCAGAAGGCCGCGCTCAGCGGTGCCGGCGGCGACTCGAGTGGCAGCTCGTACGACTGGGCGTACATGTTCTCGCTCTTCGGCAACGGTGACCTGTGGATGGCGGCGCTCGTCGTTGTGGCACTGTCGGTCTCGGTGTGGGTGATATCCACCTTCCTGGGACTGTTCGTCGCTCTCGCCAAGCAGTCGCCCCGGCGCTGGGTGCGGACTTTCTTCGGCATATATGTCTGGTTTTTCCGGTCGCTGCCGCTGCTGGTGCTGCTGATCTTCGTTTACAACGCGCCCCAGATCTTCCCGGGACTGCGCTCGATTGTGGGCAACCCGTTTGTCGCCGGGCTGATTGCGATGGTGCTGAGTGAGACGGCATACATCGCGGAGATTCATCGTGGCGGACTGCTGTCGGTTGGTGAGGATCAACGCGAGGCGGGCCGCGCACTCGGGTTGCGTCACCGCACCGTGATCCGCAGAATCGTTGTGCCGCAGGCATTTCGGGTCGCGCTGCCGGCGCTCGGCAACGAGTTCGTGACGATCCTGAAGCTCACGTCGTTGGTCTCGGCGATCTCGCTCGCCGAGCTGCTGTTGGTCGGGCAGCGCTTGTATACGCAGAACTTCAAGGTGCTCGAGACGCTCACCGCGGTGGCTATCTACTACGTCCTGCTGGTCACGATCTTCGACCAGCTGCGTAATTGGCTCGAGCGGCGGCTCGATGTCCGCCGGCGCCGCACGCGACTTGTTGACGACCGGGCCGAACACGTCGACGAGGATGAAGCGCTGCGGGCCGCTCGCGAGCGTGTGCCGCACGAGGGCGACGTGGTATTGCGCATCGCCGATCTTGAGAAGTCCTTTGGCGAAGCCAAAGTTCTCGATGAGGTGAACCTAGACGTGCATGCCGGGGAGGTCGTCGCGATCATCGGCCCGTCCGGGTCGGGCAAGACGACACTGATCCGGACTATGAACCACCTTGAGTCAGTCGACGACGGGCGGGTCGAGCTCGACGGTGAGCTCGTGGGATATCGGATCGATGGCTCAGGGAAGGTCACCGAGCAGCCGGATGCCGCTGTTGCGGCCCAGCGTCGCCGCGTGGGCATGGTCTTCCAGCGGTTCAACCTGTTCCCGCATATGTCGGTGTTGGACAACCTCACGCTCGCTCCGGTGTCGCTTGGCTTGATGAACGAGGGGGAAGCCAAGCGCGAGGCGGAGCGACTGCTGGACAAGGTGGGTATGGCGGCCCATCGCGACAAGTTCCCGTATCAGCTTTCTGGGGGACAGCAACAGCGAGTGGCGATCGCTCGGGCACTTGCCATGCAGCCGGAGGTGCTGCTGTTTGACGAGCCGACTTCCGCGCTTGACCCGGAGCTCGTCGGCGAGGTCCTCGAGGTGATGACCAACCTGGCGCGCGATGGAATGACGATGGTGGTGGTGACGCACGAGATGAAGTTCGCTCGCAAGGTCGCCGACTGGATCGTGTTCATGGACGGCGGGCGGATCATCGACCAGGGACCGCCGGAGTCGCTGCTGGACGCGTCGAGCAACGAGCGGATCCGCAGCTTCATGCGACGGGTCACCGGCGACTAGTGGCCGTGCCGGCGCGAGGGCCTAGCCGGCGAGGTGGCGGCTGATGACCAGTCGCTGGATCTGGTTGGTGCCCTCGAAGATCTGCATCACCTTCGCCTCGCGCATGTAGCGCTCGACCGGGAAGTCCTTGGTGTAGCCCGCGCCGCCGAGCACCTGTACGGCGTCGGTCGTCACGCGCATCGCGTTGTCGGTTGCGACGAGCTTGGCGATCGAGGCTTCCTTGGAGTAGGGGCGGCCGGCGTCCTTGAGCCGCGCCGCCGAGAGGTACGTCGCGCGTGCACTCGTCACGGCCGCCTCCATGTCGGCCAGCAGGAACCCGAGGCCCTGGTGGTCGATGATCTTGCGGCCGAAGGTGGTGCGCTCACGCGCGTAGGCGATGGCCGCATCCAGCGCTCCCTGGGCGAGACCGGTCGCGCACGCGGCGATGCCGAGGCGGCCGGAGTCCAACGCCGCGAGCGCGATCTGCAGCCCCTGGCCCTCCTCTCCGATCAGTCGTGATGCCGGCACCCGCGCGCTATCGAAGCGCATCGTCGCGGTCGTCGAGCTCATCAGGCCCATCTTGTCCTCGGGCTTGTCTGCGCTCAGGCCGGAAGTGTCGGCCAGGACCGAGAAGCAGGAGATCCCGCGGGTGCGGTCGTCAGAGGTGCGTGCCATCGTCGTGTAGTAGTCGGCCTGCCCGCCGTGCGTGGTCCACGCCTTCGCGCCGCTGACGGCGTACTCGTCGCCATCGCGCACGGCGCGGGTGATCATCGCCGCCGGATCGGAGCCAGCGTGTGGTTCGGACAGGCAGTAGGCGCCGAGCAGCTGGCCGCCGAGCATGTCCGGCAGCCACTGCTCGCGCTGCTCGTCGGTGCCGAAGTTGGCGACGGCGAAGCACGACAGTGCATGCACGCTGACGCCCACCGCGACCGCCGACCAGCGTGCGGCGATCTCCTCGAGCACCTGCAGGTAGACCTCGTAGGGCTGCTCGCCGCCGCCGTACTGCTCGGGATAGGGCAGCCCGAGCAACCCGGCCTCGCCCAGCCCGGTGAAGACCTCGCGGGGGAAGCGGCCTTCGCGCTCGTACGCCGCTGCCTTCGGCAGGAGCTCCTTGTCGGCGATGTCGCGGGTCAGCTCGATCAGGTCGGCGGCTTCTTCGGTCGGCATGAACCGCTGCACAGGCACGGGGCCCCCAGGAGGATTTCAGTTAGTGACGGTTAACTAGGACATCATAGTTGTCCGATAGAGCATCGTCACGAACGAATGGCCGCGCTTCCCGGCCGTCGCCGGGAAGCGCGGGACTCCCGGTCACCGCCATTTCTGGAAGCGCCTTTCGGCGGCCCTGGCGCCGCGAGGCGGGGACTGCTTACCCGGATCTCGCGCGCATCAGTGGCGTGGTGATCGCGTCCGCCGTCGGGGGTGCAACGAACGCGACTGGCGCCATCCAGAGCCGTCACCGTGGGAATCGAGGCGCCCTCGGGCGGGCGGCCGGGAGTCTCTTTCAGTGTGCGCCGCGCTCGCCGATCGGCATACCGGGAACACCCTGTGGTTAGTAACAGAAACCTCACATCGGCATGAGCGAAGGTAGCGTGACGGGTCATAGGCTGAGCGACGAATGGGGGTCTGACCACTGGGGTAAGGGGCGCGGGTGTTCTTGGGGCGTGACACCGAATGCGGCATGCTCAGCGCGCTGCTTGAGCGCAGCCGCGATGAGTCGGTCGGGACGGTGCTGGTGCGCGGGCCCGGTGGGGTGGGCAAGACCGCCCTCATCGACGCGTGGCTTGCAGAGGTCCCACCCGGCACCTTGATCTTGCGGGGATTCTCCGACGCCTTTGACCGCGGCTTCCCCTACAGCGCGATTGACAACGCGCTGACCGATCTTGTGCGTCGTGCTGGTGTGGGCGCGCCGGCGATGCTCGAGCCGACCAGGGCCCTCATCGACAACTACCGCCAGATGCTGCGCGGCAGCCTCGAGCACGATCGGGCTGACCCGCACATCGCGACCCAGGCGCTGCTGGAGGCCGTGAGCGCGATTACCGACGAGCCAGCGATCGTCGTACTCGAAGACGCGCACCTGGCCGACCCGGACACGCTGAGCGTGTGCGCGCTGCTGACGCGGCATACCGGCGCGCGCGTGCTACTTGTCATCACCGCCCGCCCGAGCCACTCCACGACCGCGCAGCTGGAGGCCTATCTCGAACGGCTCAGCCACCAGCGGCGCGCCAGCGTCATCGACCTGAGCCCACTCGGGCGGGCAGAGTCCGACGACCTGCTGGCGCACCACCTCGGCTTCACCCCCTCGCGTGAGACAGCCCGTCGCCTCGGCGAGTACGCCGCGGGCAACCCGTTCTTCATTCAGGAGATTGCCGACCAGTGGCACGATCTCGACGGCGACGCCCGGGCGGCAGGGATCGACGAGTGGGAGCCGTCGGCCATGTCGCGGACGGTAAACCGGCTGGCGCACACAGATTCCGACGAGTTCGCGGTCGGGTCGCTGCTGAGCATCTCGCGCACCATCGACCGTGCGCGCCTTGACCTGCTCCCGGCGCTGACTAGCCTAGGCGAGCAGCAGGTCGCAGACGCGCTCGCCGCCCTGGTGGGTCAGGGAGTGCTGGTGCCGACGGGTACGGCGTACTCGTTCCGCCACGACCTGCTTCGCGAGGGGTTTCACACCGCGATTGGTGCTGAGCCGCTGCGCATCCTTCGTGGCCGACTTGCCGCGGCGCTCATCGAGCGGCGTGAGTCCGGCGCCAAGATCGACATCTACGAGCTGGCCGAACTGATCGTCGGCTCTCGGTCGGCGCCTGATCCCACAACGGTCTCGGTCTTCGCCGAGGCCGCGAGCCAGGCGGCTCGCAGCGGCCCGCTCGTCGCGGTCGACTGGCTGCGCCGCGCCCAGGAGTACGCCGGGCGAGGTGAGGTGGCAGCGGGCTTCCTGCAGCAGGAGGTGGCGCTGTTGAGCCTCGCCGGCCAGACCAGCACCGCGTTCGAGATCGCTCGGCGTGCGATCGACGAGGGAGATCGGCACGAGGCCGGCAGCCTCGTGCCGATCGCGGTGGCCGTTGCGCTGGGGTCCGGGCAAGCAAAGGAGGCGGTGCGGATCAGCGAGCTGCTACCGCTGGATCGGCGACCGCTGATGCTCACCGCAGCACGCGCGACGGCGCTGCTGATGCTCTGGGACGCAGAGCGGGGGATACCGGAATATGAGCGCGCGATGGCGGCGTACCGCATCACCCCGGACCCGCACTACTCGACGGCGCTCATGCTCTACAGCTCGGCGCGGATGCTGTCGCGCGCAACGGATATGACCGAGATAGGCAAATGGATCGAAGAGTCGATCAACGCCAACGACAACGCGCTGACCCAGCTCACCCAGGTCGCCGCCTGGGCGGCGATGGCGGCGCACGGGCCCGAAGGGCTGCTCGACCGGGTCAACAGCGACCCGCGCATCTCGGGCGAGGCGTTCTCGGCGATCGGCTGGCCAATCTCATCTGAAAGCGGTGTGGCTGAGCAGTTCTACCTGCAGTGGTGTTACCTGCGCGGGCGCTGGGACGACGTACTCGACCTTGTCCCAGGGATCGACGTCATCAGCGAGCGCGGGCAGTACATCGCCGCCAACACTGCTCGCGTCTTCACCGCTGGCGTGCACTACAACCGGGGGAACCTCGAAGAGGCGGACAAGCTGATCGCGCCGTACTCCGATGAGCCGCTGTCGATGATGGCCGGATACTTGGCGACGTTGCGTTCGCGGCTCTTGGCGCACGAGGGGCGGATCGATGACGGGATCGCGCTGCTGCGGTCGGTCCTCGCCAGGGCGGAGGAGACCGGCATCGTCGTCCAGACCGCTTCTGTCTCAGGGATGTTGTGCGCGTTGTTGCGTGAGAAGGGCGAGTACGCCGAGACCCTGGAGCTGTCGCGGCGCTCGCTTGAACGTCAGCGAGAGTTGAAGATTCCCATGTATACCGGCACTGCGCTCGTGGCCTACGGACGCGCCCACGATGACATGGAAATCCTGCAGGAGGCGGCGGATCTGTTTACCGCGCAGGGTATGCCGTTTCCACTCGCGCAGACCCAGCTGCTGCTTGGCGAGAAGGACGTCGACGCGAAGTCAAACCTGCGCAGTGCATACCAGATCTTCGGCGAGCTGAAGACGAAGGCATTTCGGCAGCGCGCACTCGCGGCGATGCATGAGCGCGGCGTACGCGTGACTCGCAGTCGTGCGGGCGATGACTCGCTCACCGCGGTCGAGCACGAGATCGTCGAGCTCGTCGTCGCGGGGATGACCAACGCCCAGGTCGCCGAGCGGCTGAGCTACAGCCCGAAGACCATCGAGATGCACCTGACGCGGATCTACCAGCGCACCGGCGTACGCAACCGGGTCGGGCTCGTCGAGGCCGTCGCCACCGGCCGCCTCCGCTAGGCGTCCAGTCCGAGCCAGGCGCGGACCGCGTCGTTGTCGGCGCCGAGCTCGGGGGGAGCGGTGTGCTCGCGCTTCCACTCGGACTCACCGTCGAACATCCGCAGCGGCGGGCCGGGCAGCTCGATCTGGCCGAGCACCGGATGCTCCACATCGATGACCAGACCCTGTGAGCGCACCTGGTCCCACTCGTAGACCTGCTGCAGGTCTTTTACTTCACCGCAAGGGATCCCGAGCTCATTGAGCTTGGCCAGCAGGTCGGGTGTCGAGTACGCCGAAAACGCCTGGTTGATCGCCGGGATGAGCTGCGCGTTGTTGCGGACCCGGTCGCCGTTCGTAGCGTACGCCGGGTCATTGGGCTCGAAGCCGAATGCCGGTGCGAACTTCTGCCACTGCGACTCCGCGCCGACGGCGATCTGCACGAGCCCGTCGGCGGAGGAGAAGAGGCCGTACGGCGACACGCTGGGGTGGAAGGCACCTTCGGCCTTGGGCAGGTCTTTGCCGACGGTCCACCGGGTGCCCTGGAAGGCGTGTACGCCGATCACCGACGCGAGCAGTGAGGTGCGGATGACCTTGCCGCGGCCGGTGCGCTCACGTTCGTAGAGCGCGCTGACAACACCGTACGCGCCGTACATCCCTGACAGCAGGTCGGCGATCGGTACGCCGACCTTCGTCGGTGTCTGCGGGTTGGGTCCGGTCATCGACATCAGGCCGGCCTCGCCCTGGGCGATCTGGTCATAGCCAGCGCGACCGGTCTGCGGGCCGTCGTGACCGAAGCCGGTGATCGACAAGATCACCATGCGCGGGTTGATCTCCTGGATCTGCTCCATCGAGAACCCGAGACGGTCGAGCACGCCGGTGCGGAAGTTTTCTAGCAATACATCGGATTTCTCGATGAGCTTGGTGAGGACCTGCTTGCCGTCGTCAGACTTCAGATCGAGCGTGATCGACTCTTTGTTGCGGTTGCACGACAGGTAGTAGGTCGCAATCTCCTCGTTGGGTCCGACGAACGGCGGTCCCCAGCCGCGGGTGTCATCGCCCTTGCCCGGCGTCTCGACCTTGATGACCCGAGCGCCCATATCGCCGAGCATCATGCCGGCGTGCGGTCCGGCGAGCGCGCGGGTGAGGTCGACAACGGTGACTCCATCGAGAGGGCCGGCGCTAGTCATCGAAAACAACTCCTTGGTTGGGGCTGGGCGTTCGGCTCCAACCTACGCGCAGCGGCGGCGTACGCCGATGGCACCACCTGCCAGCCCGGGTGCCATTTACCCAGCGATCTCGACAACCGGTGCTCGTTCCTCGCACCTGCTCGATCACCGATGTGTGGTGGTTGAGCAGGTGGTCGCCGCCAAGGCGATCACCGTCCGTCGAAACCACGCCCGCAGCGTGGAATCGGGGTTAGGCGAGCGAGGCGCCCGCGACTCCGGCGGCGAGGGCGCCGATCCCGTTGAGCGCCCAGTGCAGGCCGATCGGTGCGAGCAGCGATCCGGACCGACGGCGCAGCCAGCTCAACCCGAACCCCGCGACCGAGGTCACCGCGACGACCCCCGCGGTGCACAGCACCTGAGCAAACGCGCCGTTGCCGACCAAGGTGCGCACCGTGCTGTTTCCCGAGGCCAGCGACAGCGATGTGATTGCATGCCACGACCCGAAGGCGAGCGCGCCGATGGCGTACGCCGTGCGCGGGCCGAAGCGGCGGTTCAACGCTCCGTCGAGTACGCCGCGAAA
The nucleotide sequence above comes from Epidermidibacterium keratini. Encoded proteins:
- a CDS encoding urea carboxylase-associated family protein → MAQTDAAYQAMPGGPLDVDKELYRRIADGPTELTTEFVLPIRSGQAWEVPQGSLCRIVSMGPQVGDLNIWNRHNPRERMWAAKTRQLHAAHVTTYDRLWSTLPYLRPLVTITGDSLHDYGVDSDGGRVHDLLGTRCDPYTNRLLTDLDFDFHCHSNLVRAVAPYGLDERDVHDVLNVFQVTGLNDSDQYFMKTCPAQEGDYFEFFAEIDLLCALSTCPGGDLSIPMWGPGARDPIDVCRPMRVQVLKPDPSSLEGWTPPVSPAYGGLNGMRPTTWATETTGSPGSGVVEYAERGQGE
- a CDS encoding GntR family transcriptional regulator, with the translated sequence MTSTDESAEATQAASDRIAAEVRDDMLSGHLLPGAPLRDTALASSYGVSRNTVREAFRLLQSQGLTEHRRHKGTVVRRVSGDDVRDIYTVRRALELRAIEQINQASAEHLVAIERAVCAAEAARDAERWNDVGTASLRFHLALVGSLSSPTLDACIDSVLSRLRLAFAPMPDEGQFQAPWIERDRHINDLLQSGFATDARAALRVYLDDSENVVLGAVRRHIAT
- a CDS encoding LamB/YcsF family protein, which produces MNSIDLNADMGEGFGTWSKTDDDGLLQIVTSANVACGFHAGDPRTMRRVCQTAAERGVSVGAHVAYRDLVGFGRRFVDVEPDELRADVLYQLCALEGIARSAGTTVRYVKPHGALYNTIVTHEAQARAVVDALTDWGAGVPVLGLPSAVWLEMARDAGLSTKHEAFADRAYLPDGTLATRSRPDSVLHDPEEIAARVVKMATEGTIVAIDGSVLDVQPDSVCVHGDNPKAVAVAQAVRDALGDASVTVKAFA
- a CDS encoding CaiB/BaiF CoA transferase family protein, whose amino-acid sequence is MTSAGPLDGVTVVDLTRALAGPHAGMMLGDMGARVIKVETPGKGDDTRGWGPPFVGPNEEIATYYLSCNRNKESITLDLKSDDGKQVLTKLIEKSDVLLENFRTGVLDRLGFSMEQIQEINPRMVILSITGFGHDGPQTGRAGYDQIAQGEAGLMSMTGPNPQTPTKVGVPIADLLSGMYGAYGVVSALYERERTGRGKVIRTSLLASVIGVHAFQGTRWTVGKDLPKAEGAFHPSVSPYGLFSSADGLVQIAVGAESQWQKFAPAFGFEPNDPAYATNGDRVRNNAQLIPAINQAFSAYSTPDLLAKLNELGIPCGEVKDLQQVYEWDQVRSQGLVIDVEHPVLGQIELPGPPLRMFDGESEWKREHTAPPELGADNDAVRAWLGLDA
- a CDS encoding acyl-CoA dehydrogenase family protein, encoding MPTEEAADLIELTRDIADKELLPKAAAYEREGRFPREVFTGLGEAGLLGLPYPEQYGGGEQPYEVYLQVLEEIAARWSAVAVGVSVHALSCFAVANFGTDEQREQWLPDMLGGQLLGAYCLSEPHAGSDPAAMITRAVRDGDEYAVSGAKAWTTHGGQADYYTTMARTSDDRTRGISCFSVLADTSGLSADKPEDKMGLMSSTTATMRFDSARVPASRLIGEEGQGLQIALAALDSGRLGIAACATGLAQGALDAAIAYARERTTFGRKIIDHQGLGFLLADMEAAVTSARATYLSAARLKDAGRPYSKEASIAKLVATDNAMRVTTDAVQVLGGAGYTKDFPVERYMREAKVMQIFEGTNQIQRLVISRHLAG
- a CDS encoding helix-turn-helix transcriptional regulator, which produces MFLGRDTECGMLSALLERSRDESVGTVLVRGPGGVGKTALIDAWLAEVPPGTLILRGFSDAFDRGFPYSAIDNALTDLVRRAGVGAPAMLEPTRALIDNYRQMLRGSLEHDRADPHIATQALLEAVSAITDEPAIVVLEDAHLADPDTLSVCALLTRHTGARVLLVITARPSHSTTAQLEAYLERLSHQRRASVIDLSPLGRAESDDLLAHHLGFTPSRETARRLGEYAAGNPFFIQEIADQWHDLDGDARAAGIDEWEPSAMSRTVNRLAHTDSDEFAVGSLLSISRTIDRARLDLLPALTSLGEQQVADALAALVGQGVLVPTGTAYSFRHDLLREGFHTAIGAEPLRILRGRLAAALIERRESGAKIDIYELAELIVGSRSAPDPTTVSVFAEAASQAARSGPLVAVDWLRRAQEYAGRGEVAAGFLQQEVALLSLAGQTSTAFEIARRAIDEGDRHEAGSLVPIAVAVALGSGQAKEAVRISELLPLDRRPLMLTAARATALLMLWDAERGIPEYERAMAAYRITPDPHYSTALMLYSSARMLSRATDMTEIGKWIEESINANDNALTQLTQVAAWAAMAAHGPEGLLDRVNSDPRISGEAFSAIGWPISSESGVAEQFYLQWCYLRGRWDDVLDLVPGIDVISERGQYIAANTARVFTAGVHYNRGNLEEADKLIAPYSDEPLSMMAGYLATLRSRLLAHEGRIDDGIALLRSVLARAEETGIVVQTASVSGMLCALLREKGEYAETLELSRRSLERQRELKIPMYTGTALVAYGRAHDDMEILQEAADLFTAQGMPFPLAQTQLLLGEKDVDAKSNLRSAYQIFGELKTKAFRQRALAAMHERGVRVTRSRAGDDSLTAVEHEIVELVVAGMTNAQVAERLSYSPKTIEMHLTRIYQRTGVRNRVGLVEAVATGRLR
- a CDS encoding ABC transporter permease subunit (The N-terminal region of this protein, as described by TIGR01726, is a three transmembrane segment that identifies a subfamily of ABC transporter permease subunits, which specificities that include histidine, arginine, glutamine, glutamate, L-cystine (sic), the opines (in Agrobacterium) octopine and nopaline, etc.) produces the protein MRSMSRVAGYAGLLFLVVFLSSCSSAASSALIDDGRLTVGSDLTYPPYAYLDGDKPAGFDPEFATAVADEMGLEVSFKDTRFEQLINGVKARQFDMIASALYVTEERAKSVIFVPYFTTGNSIVAPATGGYAPSTPIDLCGRAVAVIKGGQVVQQLREEASAECEAAGQPAIDVREFTTDPEGTSALRSGQVAAQVTDAAVAKTLTDESGGALAITSAELIYPVPVGLAVNNDNAALAKDINDAIAKLEDSGQYEELLTKYNLQPVDQQLVDEALGSEAQSQKAALSGAGGDSSGSSYDWAYMFSLFGNGDLWMAALVVVALSVSVWVISTFLGLFVALAKQSPRRWVRTFFGIYVWFFRSLPLLVLLIFVYNAPQIFPGLRSIVGNPFVAGLIAMVLSETAYIAEIHRGGLLSVGEDQREAGRALGLRHRTVIRRIVVPQAFRVALPALGNEFVTILKLTSLVSAISLAELLLVGQRLYTQNFKVLETLTAVAIYYVLLVTIFDQLRNWLERRLDVRRRRTRLVDDRAEHVDEDEALRAARERVPHEGDVVLRIADLEKSFGEAKVLDEVNLDVHAGEVVAIIGPSGSGKTTLIRTMNHLESVDDGRVELDGELVGYRIDGSGKVTEQPDAAVAAQRRRVGMVFQRFNLFPHMSVLDNLTLAPVSLGLMNEGEAKREAERLLDKVGMAAHRDKFPYQLSGGQQQRVAIARALAMQPEVLLFDEPTSALDPELVGEVLEVMTNLARDGMTMVVVTHEMKFARKVADWIVFMDGGRIIDQGPPESLLDASSNERIRSFMRRVTGD